One Rhodobacteraceae bacterium M385 genomic region harbors:
- a CDS encoding riboflavin synthase, translating to MFTGIVTDLGEVRALEYRGDLRARIGTGYDMSTVDMGASIACDGVCLTVVAMGPDWFDVDISAESVSKTNIGSWAVGARLNLERALKVGDELGGHIVSGHVDGVAEIIAVEDEGDSTRFTFRAPGEFGRFVAPKGSVALNGTSLTVNEVNGAEFGVNIIPHTKEVTTWGGAKVGDLVNFEVDTLARYVARLADWKA from the coding sequence ATGTTTACAGGAATAGTCACCGATCTGGGCGAGGTGCGCGCGCTAGAGTATCGCGGGGATCTGAGGGCGCGGATCGGCACCGGCTACGATATGAGCACGGTGGATATGGGGGCCTCTATCGCGTGCGACGGGGTGTGTCTGACGGTTGTGGCGATGGGGCCGGATTGGTTCGACGTGGATATCTCAGCCGAGTCGGTGTCCAAGACCAATATCGGGTCGTGGGCCGTCGGGGCGCGGTTGAATTTGGAGCGGGCCTTGAAGGTGGGCGACGAATTGGGCGGGCATATCGTGTCGGGCCATGTGGACGGGGTGGCAGAGATCATCGCGGTGGAAGACGAGGGCGACAGCACGCGTTTCACCTTCCGCGCACCGGGAGAGTTCGGACGGTTTGTGGCGCCCAAGGGCTCGGTCGCGCTGAACGGCACGTCATTGACGGTAAACGAGGTGAATGGCGCAGAGTTCGGGGTGAATATCATCCCGCACACCAAGGAGGTCACCACATGGGGCGGGGCGAAAGTGGGCGACCTGGTCAACTTCGAGGTTGATACGCTGGCGAGATACGTGGCGCGGTTGGCGGATTGGAAGGCCTGA
- a CDS encoding GNAT family N-acetyltransferase produces MAVEFRDLAIGDAGWLIEQHGTLYARDEGFDASFEALVARILADFIDHRDAPVERAWIAWEGGQRLGSIFCVKGPVPDTAKLRLFLLTPAARGKGLGKRLLHLCLDHARSHGFAKLSLWTHESHRAACALYAANGFTCTQSRPVTSFGVDLVEQEWTINLSD; encoded by the coding sequence ATGGCCGTCGAGTTTCGAGATTTAGCAATCGGCGACGCCGGTTGGTTAATAGAGCAACACGGCACCCTTTATGCCCGCGATGAAGGTTTTGACGCCTCGTTCGAGGCGCTGGTGGCCCGCATTCTTGCCGATTTCATCGACCATCGCGACGCCCCGGTAGAGAGAGCATGGATCGCTTGGGAAGGCGGGCAACGGCTTGGGTCGATCTTTTGCGTAAAAGGACCAGTGCCTGACACCGCGAAACTACGCCTGTTTTTGTTGACCCCCGCCGCGCGAGGGAAGGGGTTGGGCAAGCGCTTGTTGCACCTGTGTTTGGATCATGCCCGCAGCCATGGGTTCGCAAAGTTGAGCCTTTGGACCCACGAAAGCCACCGCGCCGCTTGCGCGCTGTATGCGGCCAACGGGTTCACCTGCACCCAGTCGCGGCCCGTGACCTCGTTCGGGGTGGATTTGGTTGAACAAGAATGGACGATTAATCTTAGCGATTGA
- a CDS encoding methyl-accepting chemotaxis protein, producing the protein MNLRTRMALMIAPLLIALGYFGWLELSVLRADFRNARTTHIVTLEFSGLSDLVHELQRERGLSAGFTTTNGRVFTDELNAQRLHTDAALMQTQATLEALAARFPEDITPLQSDLAQLGAQRAAITQVSLSVPEIIAFYTGPILLMQSIQTELAGLITEYEVMGDLQAALHLTIAKEAAGLERAIGAAGLGRAQFPPELYTEFLMLRGGMETLLRSAGQASHSPELTERITAHPSGEEVALFRGSIDRAMTGNGVSGRRPLDWFGAATEWIDHLRAVEQDLMSDVSATALGVLTSAQRVYWLQLTLALCVAAGATAMAVTTFESLIRRVKRITGAVKQFTTGAFDVVIPDTDHGDAVGEMAAAVHEFKEHTLALRRDAAELKAADEAQILGKAQKVVELVTEGLADLARADLTRYFDVPLDPEYDSIRSDFNAATTRLCDVMNDISQATGDLGTRAQIMAQSAADLEARTSQQVATLNATSDRVIVLSEEVKNYAGDVQQAANLASTAKANVDRSGAVVVAVTDAMDRIAASSREIDRVLMLIDEISHQTNLLALNAGVEAARAGEAGRGFSIVASEVRDLARRSGSAAQEIKSMIDDSTANVSEGVTLVREAGMVLTEVSDKITNVDKVLSRLAEGSTRQSQWLHDLVGEIADVNDLAAHNSTMADTSSRTARETSALSQRVNDLLSDFKLPDAHGTKGRSAA; encoded by the coding sequence ATGAATTTGCGGACGCGCATGGCGTTGATGATTGCGCCGCTTCTGATCGCATTGGGGTATTTCGGCTGGTTGGAGCTGTCAGTTCTGCGCGCAGATTTCCGCAATGCGCGGACGACCCATATCGTGACGCTGGAATTCTCGGGGCTGAGCGACCTTGTCCATGAATTGCAGCGCGAACGGGGGCTTTCGGCGGGCTTTACGACGACCAATGGCCGGGTTTTTACCGATGAACTGAACGCCCAAAGGCTGCACACCGATGCGGCCTTGATGCAAACGCAGGCAACGCTGGAGGCTTTGGCGGCGCGTTTCCCTGAAGACATCACCCCGTTGCAATCCGATTTGGCACAATTGGGGGCGCAACGCGCGGCGATTACCCAAGTTTCGTTAAGCGTGCCCGAGATTATCGCGTTCTATACGGGCCCGATCCTTCTCATGCAGAGCATTCAAACAGAGTTGGCGGGGCTGATAACTGAATATGAGGTCATGGGTGATCTTCAGGCGGCGCTACATCTGACGATTGCGAAGGAAGCGGCGGGGTTGGAGCGGGCCATCGGGGCAGCGGGTCTTGGGCGGGCGCAGTTTCCGCCTGAGTTGTATACGGAGTTCCTGATGCTGCGCGGGGGCATGGAAACACTGCTGCGAAGTGCGGGACAGGCGAGCCATTCACCGGAACTGACAGAGCGGATCACGGCGCATCCTAGCGGAGAAGAGGTGGCGCTGTTTCGCGGCTCGATTGATCGGGCGATGACGGGCAACGGTGTTTCAGGGCGGCGCCCGTTGGATTGGTTTGGGGCCGCGACAGAATGGATTGACCACCTGCGCGCGGTTGAGCAAGATTTGATGAGCGATGTCAGTGCTACGGCCCTTGGTGTGCTGACCTCGGCGCAACGGGTGTATTGGTTGCAGCTAACCCTTGCTCTGTGTGTGGCAGCCGGGGCGACCGCGATGGCAGTCACCACATTTGAAAGCCTTATCAGGCGGGTGAAGCGGATCACGGGGGCGGTGAAGCAGTTTACGACTGGCGCGTTTGACGTCGTGATCCCTGATACGGATCACGGGGATGCGGTGGGGGAAATGGCCGCCGCCGTGCATGAGTTTAAGGAGCATACCCTGGCCCTGCGCCGCGACGCGGCCGAATTGAAAGCCGCGGATGAGGCGCAGATATTGGGGAAGGCGCAGAAGGTCGTTGAACTGGTCACCGAAGGGCTGGCCGATTTGGCCCGTGCGGATTTGACCCGCTATTTCGACGTCCCCCTCGATCCGGAATACGATTCGATCCGGTCGGATTTCAACGCCGCCACCACACGCCTATGCGACGTCATGAATGATATCTCGCAAGCCACGGGCGATCTGGGCACGCGGGCGCAAATCATGGCCCAATCTGCCGCAGACCTTGAAGCGCGTACAAGCCAACAGGTCGCCACTCTGAATGCCACAAGCGACCGGGTCATCGTGTTGTCGGAGGAAGTGAAAAACTACGCAGGCGACGTGCAACAGGCGGCAAATCTGGCCAGCACGGCCAAGGCGAATGTTGACCGCTCTGGCGCGGTCGTGGTTGCCGTGACCGACGCGATGGACCGCATCGCCGCATCCTCGCGAGAGATCGACAGGGTGCTCATGCTGATCGATGAGATATCACACCAAACCAACCTGCTGGCGCTGAACGCAGGGGTCGAGGCTGCCCGCGCAGGCGAAGCGGGCAGGGGGTTCTCTATCGTGGCGTCCGAAGTGCGCGATCTGGCCCGACGGTCCGGCAGCGCTGCACAGGAGATCAAGTCGATGATCGACGACAGCACGGCCAATGTTTCGGAAGGGGTCACGCTGGTACGCGAGGCGGGTATGGTTCTGACAGAAGTATCGGACAAGATTACCAACGTGGACAAGGTCTTGAGCCGTCTTGCAGAAGGATCAACCCGCCAATCGCAATGGTTGCATGATCTGGTAGGAGAGATTGCCGATGTAAATGATCTTGCCGCCCATAACTCCACCATGGCGGACACCTCTAGCCGCACCGCGCGGGAAACCTCGGCCCTGTCCCAAAGGGTCAATGATTTGTTGAGCGACTTCAAGCTGCCCGACGCCCATGGGACCAAAGGCCGATCAGCCGCCTGA
- the rpoH gene encoding RNA polymerase sigma factor RpoH, with the protein MANYANLPAPTPEGGLNRYLQEIRKFPMLEPEEEYMLAKAWVENEDTDAAHKMVTSHLRLAAKIAMGYRGYGLPQAEVISEANVGLMQAVKKFDPEKGFRLATYAMWWIRAAIQEYVLRSWSMVKLGTTSAQKKLFFNLRKAKARIGALEEGDLRPENVARIANDLGVTETEVVSMNRRMSGGDASLNATVGSEDGGTAQWQDWLEDEDADQATDYAERDEYQSRMALMAEAMEVLNEREKDILTQRRLQEKAVTLEELSAVYDVSRERIRQIEVRAFEKLQKRMRDLAREQGMLATA; encoded by the coding sequence ATGGCCAATTATGCAAATCTTCCCGCCCCAACGCCCGAGGGCGGTCTAAATCGTTACCTTCAGGAAATCCGCAAGTTTCCGATGCTGGAGCCTGAAGAAGAATACATGCTCGCAAAGGCATGGGTCGAAAACGAAGACACGGACGCGGCGCACAAGATGGTCACGTCCCACCTGCGTTTGGCGGCTAAAATCGCCATGGGCTATCGCGGCTACGGCTTGCCTCAGGCCGAGGTGATCTCGGAAGCGAACGTGGGCCTGATGCAGGCGGTCAAGAAATTTGACCCCGAAAAGGGCTTCCGCCTGGCGACCTACGCCATGTGGTGGATCCGCGCCGCGATTCAGGAATACGTCCTGCGGTCGTGGTCGATGGTGAAACTTGGCACGACATCCGCGCAAAAGAAGTTGTTCTTCAACCTGCGTAAAGCCAAGGCCCGTATCGGCGCGCTGGAAGAGGGTGACTTGCGCCCGGAAAACGTTGCGCGGATCGCCAATGACCTTGGCGTGACCGAGACGGAAGTTGTCTCCATGAACCGCCGTATGTCGGGGGGCGATGCCTCGCTCAACGCGACGGTCGGCTCGGAAGACGGCGGCACGGCGCAGTGGCAGGATTGGCTGGAAGACGAAGACGCCGATCAAGCAACCGATTACGCAGAGCGGGACGAATACCAAAGCCGCATGGCCCTGATGGCGGAGGCGATGGAAGTGCTGAACGAGCGGGAAAAAGATATCCTGACCCAGCGCCGCTTGCAGGAAAAAGCCGTGACGCTTGAAGAGCTGTCCGCCGTTTATGATGTTAGCCGCGAACGCATTCGCCAGATTGAAGTGCGGGCGTTTGAAAAGCTGCAAAAGCGGATGCGCGACCTGGCGCGGGAACAAGGCATGTTGGCCACCGCGTAA
- a CDS encoding SRPBCC domain-containing protein, whose amino-acid sequence MTTHTIEKTLILAATPADVWAFLTVPDKLALWFHRPDAALSAPGPFSMTGEDGAPLVWGEVQDATAPESLTYSFTARPMGGHMTEVSWTLTAVEAGTRLHLVHSGVPAGAEAFGLLTAFDAGWDDHLVRFRKALS is encoded by the coding sequence ATGACCACCCACACCATCGAAAAGACGCTGATTCTGGCCGCCACGCCTGCCGATGTCTGGGCGTTCCTGACTGTGCCCGACAAGCTGGCCCTCTGGTTTCACCGCCCCGATGCAGCCCTCTCTGCGCCCGGCCCGTTCTCCATGACCGGCGAAGACGGCGCGCCCTTGGTCTGGGGCGAGGTGCAAGACGCGACCGCGCCTGAAAGCCTGACCTACAGTTTCACCGCCCGTCCGATGGGCGGCCACATGACCGAGGTTTCTTGGACCCTAACGGCGGTGGAGGCCGGAACCCGACTGCACCTTGTTCATTCCGGCGTCCCCGCCGGGGCCGAGGCTTTCGGCCTGCTCACCGCCTTTGACGCGGGATGGGACGACCACTTGGTTCGGTTTCGCAAAGCCCTGTCCTAA
- a CDS encoding 6,7-dimethyl-8-ribityllumazine synthase, producing MAGHSDNDLGLPSFDKSVKVAIVIAPYYTAISNAQLEAARGVLDRAGVAHETIEVPGSLEVPTAIGIAHRMSNFDGFVALGCVIRGATSHYDVVVNESSRALTMLGLQGLCIGNGIITVENRDQAEERADGARLNTAGGAAEAALHLIALTRKYGAPKGNLGFKPGGLSGDTIEIADGSSTA from the coding sequence ATGGCTGGTCATTCCGACAACGATCTGGGGCTTCCCTCCTTCGACAAGTCCGTCAAAGTGGCGATTGTGATTGCGCCCTACTACACCGCGATCTCCAACGCGCAGCTGGAAGCCGCAAGGGGTGTGCTGGACCGCGCGGGCGTGGCCCATGAAACGATTGAGGTGCCCGGATCGCTGGAAGTGCCAACGGCCATTGGAATCGCTCATAGAATGAGCAATTTCGACGGTTTCGTGGCCTTGGGCTGTGTGATCCGGGGGGCGACCTCGCACTACGACGTTGTGGTGAACGAAAGCTCTCGTGCGTTAACAATGTTGGGATTGCAGGGTCTTTGCATCGGCAATGGGATCATTACCGTCGAAAACCGCGACCAAGCCGAAGAACGCGCCGATGGAGCGCGTTTAAACACGGCGGGCGGCGCGGCTGAGGCGGCATTGCACTTGATCGCGTTGACGCGGAAGTACGGCGCGCCTAAGGGGAACCTCGGCTTCAAGCCCGGAGGGCTTTCGGGCGACACCATCGAGATCGCAGACGGATCAAGCACAGCATGA
- the nusB gene encoding transcription antitermination factor NusB produces the protein MSDKKSKGPSRDEKRQMRSAARLYAVQALFQMEHSNQTYDQVRVEFEDYRFGEVYEGDEMAEGDPNLFRKTLEDAVSKQGTIDQMTDRALVAKWPIDRIDPTLRAVFRAAGAELVAGNAPPKVVITEFVDVARAFFPEGKEAKFVNAVLDHMAREAKPEAF, from the coding sequence ATGAGCGACAAGAAATCCAAAGGCCCCTCTCGGGACGAAAAGCGCCAGATGCGCTCGGCGGCACGGCTATATGCGGTGCAGGCCTTGTTCCAGATGGAGCATTCCAATCAGACCTACGACCAAGTGCGGGTGGAGTTCGAGGACTACCGTTTTGGTGAGGTTTATGAAGGGGATGAGATGGCTGAAGGCGATCCCAACCTGTTCCGCAAAACCCTTGAGGATGCCGTCAGCAAACAGGGCACGATTGACCAGATGACCGACCGCGCGCTGGTGGCAAAATGGCCGATTGATCGGATTGACCCGACTTTGCGGGCCGTGTTCCGCGCAGCGGGGGCAGAATTGGTTGCGGGCAATGCGCCGCCCAAGGTGGTGATTACCGAATTCGTTGACGTGGCCCGCGCGTTCTTTCCCGAAGGGAAGGAAGCGAAGTTTGTGAACGCTGTGTTGGACCACATGGCACGCGAAGCGAAGCCCGAAGCGTTTTAA
- a CDS encoding metalloregulator ArsR/SmtB family transcription factor, giving the protein MTPDPQSTFKALADPTRRDILGLLSTQDMTIAQVAGHFDMTRPAVKKHLAVLESGRFITVSAKGRERINAINPDGFRALESWLNIFDRFWDDRLSALKTAVEKDAK; this is encoded by the coding sequence ATGACCCCTGACCCTCAATCCACCTTCAAGGCCCTCGCCGATCCTACGCGCCGCGATATTCTGGGGCTGCTCAGCACCCAAGACATGACCATTGCGCAGGTGGCAGGCCATTTCGACATGACCCGCCCCGCCGTGAAAAAGCACCTCGCCGTGCTGGAAAGCGGGCGCTTTATCACTGTCTCTGCAAAGGGGCGCGAACGGATCAACGCGATCAATCCTGACGGGTTTCGTGCGTTGGAAAGCTGGCTGAACATCTTTGACCGCTTCTGGGATGATCGCCTCTCTGCCCTCAAGACAGCCGTTGAAAAGGACGCAAAATGA
- the ribB gene encoding 3,4-dihydroxy-2-butanone-4-phosphate synthase codes for MTQAFETPGPVEKDWSDAISSVEEILDDARNGRMFILVDHEDRENEGDLVIPAQMATPEAINFMATHGRGLICLSLPGERIDALGLSLMSTNNSSRHETAFTISIEAREGVSTGISAHDRARTVAVAIDAGKGAQDIATPGHVFPLRAKDGGVLVRAGHTEAAVDISRLAGLNPSGVICEVMNDDGSMARLPDLIAFAQRHGLKIGTISDLIAYRRRHDNLVRVKQEEAITSEFGGDWTMRIYTDQTQGAEHIVLIKGDISGDDPVLVRMHAMDPLLDVVGIGPKGRAAEFSDAMRLIAEEGRGVLVLLRDLTMKLVADDEVSPQTLRQYGLGAQILSSLELSDLILLTNSPQPKVVGLDAYGLSIVGTRKISELG; via the coding sequence ATGACGCAAGCTTTTGAAACTCCCGGTCCGGTCGAGAAGGATTGGTCCGATGCGATTTCTTCGGTGGAAGAGATCCTTGACGACGCACGTAACGGACGGATGTTCATTCTGGTGGATCATGAGGACCGCGAGAATGAGGGGGATCTTGTGATCCCGGCGCAGATGGCAACGCCGGAAGCGATCAACTTCATGGCGACCCATGGGCGCGGGTTGATCTGTCTGTCGTTGCCCGGAGAGCGGATTGACGCCTTGGGCCTGAGCCTGATGAGCACCAACAATTCCTCGCGCCACGAGACAGCGTTTACGATTTCCATCGAGGCACGCGAAGGCGTGAGCACGGGGATCAGCGCCCATGATCGGGCGCGGACGGTGGCGGTGGCCATTGATGCCGGCAAGGGCGCACAGGATATCGCGACGCCGGGCCATGTGTTCCCGCTGCGCGCCAAGGATGGCGGAGTATTGGTCCGCGCCGGTCACACGGAGGCGGCGGTTGATATCTCTCGCCTCGCAGGGTTGAATCCCTCGGGCGTGATCTGTGAAGTGATGAACGATGATGGCTCCATGGCGCGTCTGCCGGACCTGATTGCCTTTGCCCAACGTCACGGCCTGAAGATTGGCACGATTAGCGATTTGATCGCCTATCGCCGCCGTCACGACAACCTTGTGCGGGTGAAGCAGGAAGAGGCTATCACCTCGGAGTTCGGCGGCGACTGGACGATGCGGATTTATACCGACCAGACCCAGGGTGCTGAACATATCGTGCTGATCAAGGGCGATATCAGCGGCGATGATCCCGTGCTGGTGCGGATGCACGCGATGGACCCGCTACTGGATGTGGTGGGCATTGGCCCCAAGGGACGCGCGGCCGAGTTTAGCGATGCGATGCGCCTGATTGCAGAGGAAGGCCGGGGCGTTCTGGTGCTGCTGCGGGATTTGACCATGAAGCTGGTGGCTGACGATGAGGTCAGCCCGCAGACCTTGCGCCAATACGGGCTTGGCGCGCAGATCCTGTCGTCGCTGGAATTGAGCGACTTGATCCTTCTGACAAATTCCCCGCAACCCAAGGTTGTGGGTTTGGACGCATACGGCTTGTCGATCGTCGGCACGCGCAAGATTTCGGAGCTTGGTTAA
- a CDS encoding RluA family pseudouridine synthase, whose product MSGLTRVVSVTIGPEPGPRLDKALARAVPEAEAISRTRLAKLIPAGAVTLNGAVLTDPKAKVVEGDVVTITVEESAEVETVAEDIPLDIIHEDEDLIVVNKPAGMVVHPAPGSPSGTLVNALLHHFGGKLSGVGGEKRPGIVHRIDKDTSGLLVVAKSDRAHHGLAAQFADHSMEREYLALCHGAPDGADPRLRGVKGVSFEGSTVKITTQLARHKTDRQRQAVLFTGGRHAVTRVRVVEAYGPVSLVSCRLETGRTHQIRVHMSHAGHALIGDQTYGGRRRVSAKVLGAEKLNTFPRQALHAATLGFVHPVTKEFLSFEAPLPDDFRDLLAALT is encoded by the coding sequence ATGTCCGGCCTCACACGTGTCGTTTCAGTTACCATTGGACCCGAGCCGGGTCCGCGCCTTGATAAGGCACTGGCCCGCGCCGTGCCAGAGGCAGAGGCGATTAGCCGAACACGGTTGGCCAAACTGATCCCGGCGGGCGCCGTCACCTTGAATGGCGCGGTTCTGACGGATCCCAAGGCGAAGGTGGTCGAAGGCGACGTGGTCACGATCACTGTCGAGGAATCCGCCGAAGTGGAAACGGTGGCCGAGGATATTCCCTTGGACATTATCCACGAAGATGAAGACCTGATTGTGGTCAACAAGCCCGCTGGCATGGTGGTGCATCCCGCGCCGGGCTCGCCCTCGGGGACATTGGTGAACGCGTTACTGCATCATTTTGGGGGCAAACTGTCGGGCGTGGGGGGCGAAAAGCGCCCCGGCATCGTGCACCGGATCGACAAGGATACCTCGGGGCTGTTGGTGGTGGCCAAGTCTGATCGCGCCCATCACGGATTGGCGGCGCAATTCGCCGATCATTCGATGGAGCGGGAATATCTGGCGCTTTGCCACGGGGCCCCCGATGGTGCAGATCCACGCCTGCGCGGTGTCAAAGGCGTGAGTTTTGAGGGCTCTACCGTGAAGATCACCACGCAACTTGCCCGCCACAAGACCGACCGACAGCGTCAAGCGGTGCTGTTCACCGGGGGCCGTCACGCCGTAACCCGCGTGCGTGTGGTCGAGGCCTATGGCCCGGTCTCGCTGGTGTCGTGCCGTTTGGAAACCGGACGTACGCACCAGATTAGGGTCCATATGTCCCACGCGGGCCATGCTTTGATCGGCGATCAGACCTATGGGGGGCGCCGACGGGTCAGCGCCAAAGTGCTGGGAGCCGAGAAGTTAAATACCTTCCCGCGCCAAGCCCTGCACGCGGCGACGCTGGGGTTCGTGCACCCGGTCACTAAGGAATTTCTGAGCTTTGAGGCCCCCTTGCCGGATGATTTTCGCGATTTGCTGGCGGCATTAACGTAA
- a CDS encoding amidohydrolase, with product MTDQDLIDLRHRLHRSPELGFAEKATKALIAQHLRDLGLEVEEGAGVVGVLRNGTGNRVIGLRADMDALPITETSSHDYVSETPGVMHACGHDGHMAMLLGAAETLTKDRGFDGTVVFLFQPNEEHGLGAQAMIHEGVLDRFPVEEIYAIHNLPGAPIGQISTRVGQICSSESLFEITVEGQGGHASMPHVGRDAITIGAEIVQALQTIVARKMPPGAGVVVSVTEFLTDGQRNVLPGRAALKGDVRARLPEHREDVARLMRQMAEGIGAAHGVSVSTTFNTEFIEAINAAEPTQAVISVSQTLGLETIGDREPMSFSEDFAHFSAAVPGCFLLLGNGQSGAHGQPLHASDYDFNDALLPIGRDFWTQLVRDRLPA from the coding sequence TTGACCGATCAGGACTTGATAGACCTGCGCCACAGGTTGCACCGCTCGCCGGAACTTGGCTTCGCCGAGAAGGCCACCAAGGCCCTGATTGCGCAGCATTTGCGCGATTTGGGGCTAGAGGTGGAGGAAGGCGCGGGAGTTGTGGGCGTATTGCGAAACGGCACCGGAAACCGCGTGATTGGATTGCGGGCCGATATGGATGCGTTGCCGATTACCGAGACCAGCAGCCACGATTATGTTTCCGAGACGCCCGGCGTCATGCACGCGTGCGGCCACGACGGGCATATGGCGATGCTTTTGGGGGCCGCTGAGACCTTGACGAAAGACCGAGGCTTCGACGGAACGGTCGTGTTCCTGTTTCAACCGAACGAGGAACATGGCCTGGGCGCACAGGCGATGATCCACGAAGGGGTGTTGGACCGCTTTCCTGTCGAGGAAATTTACGCAATCCACAACCTGCCCGGCGCGCCCATTGGCCAAATCTCGACCCGTGTGGGGCAAATCTGCTCCAGCGAAAGCCTGTTTGAGATCACGGTCGAGGGGCAGGGCGGTCATGCCTCCATGCCCCATGTAGGACGCGATGCGATCACCATCGGGGCCGAAATTGTGCAGGCGTTGCAAACCATCGTGGCCCGCAAGATGCCCCCCGGTGCGGGCGTCGTGGTGTCGGTGACCGAGTTTCTGACCGATGGGCAGCGCAATGTGTTGCCGGGGCGTGCGGCGTTGAAGGGCGACGTGCGGGCGCGGCTGCCAGAGCACCGCGAAGACGTCGCCCGCCTGATGCGCCAGATGGCCGAAGGGATCGGGGCGGCCCATGGGGTCAGCGTGTCCACCACGTTCAACACCGAATTCATCGAAGCGATTAACGCCGCTGAGCCGACCCAAGCGGTCATCTCTGTCTCGCAAACCTTGGGGTTGGAGACCATTGGCGACCGTGAGCCGATGAGCTTTTCAGAAGATTTCGCCCATTTCTCGGCGGCGGTGCCGGGGTGTTTCCTACTTCTCGGGAATGGGCAAAGCGGGGCGCATGGACAACCTCTCCACGCTTCGGACTATGACTTCAATGATGCGCTTTTGCCCATCGGGCGAGATTTCTGGACGCAATTGGTGCGCGACCGTTTGCCTGCCTAA
- a CDS encoding MmcB family DNA repair protein — translation MEESLTIAPLMPGQLLARGVCRHLLAHDFVSLEEFTPERGKRLDVMALGPKGEFWVIECKSSRVDFTSDSKWEGYLEWGDRYFWAVDEDFPTELLPDDTGLIIADAYDAEILRMGPETKLAGARRKAVAQKFARAAALRLQALKDPGVGRAL, via the coding sequence ATGGAAGAGTCTCTCACAATCGCGCCCCTCATGCCCGGCCAATTGCTGGCCCGAGGTGTCTGCCGCCACCTGCTGGCCCATGATTTCGTGTCATTGGAAGAATTCACCCCCGAACGGGGCAAGCGGCTCGACGTTATGGCGTTGGGGCCGAAGGGGGAATTCTGGGTGATCGAATGCAAGTCGTCCCGCGTCGATTTCACCTCGGACAGCAAGTGGGAGGGGTATCTGGAATGGGGGGACAGATATTTCTGGGCCGTGGACGAAGATTTCCCGACCGAGCTGTTGCCCGATGACACCGGCCTGATTATCGCCGACGCCTATGATGCAGAGATCCTGCGCATGGGCCCAGAAACCAAGCTGGCAGGGGCCCGCCGCAAGGCCGTGGCGCAAAAATTCGCCCGTGCGGCGGCGCTTCGGTTGCAGGCGTTGAAAGATCCCGGCGTGGGAAGGGCGCTGTAG